The Malus domestica chromosome 17, GDT2T_hap1 genome contains the following window.
AAGAATCACTAGTTATGTGATTCTTACATAAAACATTTGCTTTTAGAACCTAAAAACatgcttttagtcattttaaaaacattttcagtcACTTTCAAACGAGCTATTGGTCAGTGTGGTTATGACAAAACCTATTTTGGTCGAAGTACTACTACACTTATCACATTCTTTTATCACATTTGTACAACCTCTCTAATAGGTAGAGTCCATCAATACATATGGTTTCATCCCTATTAGAGAAGTGATACAAGTGTGATAtggaaaatatgtttaaaaaaagTAAAGTTTTTGTCTTTGTAGTGGTATTTTCAAATTAAAGAATTGGAATAACGTGTTctacaataataaaataaaaagtgcaCAACAGATTAACCGAATATGAATAGCTAGAGCGAGAGGAGAGGCTTAGCATAAAATATAGAGAAATTAACAAATTTGAAATATTATTACTCATTATCCTCAAAAACTAGGCTAAccagaaaataaacaattaattaaaaagggTTTGGATGTGGTGCTAAACAAATTAaagatggaaatcaaaacatGGATGGATGGATCTATTTGGCTTTGGACTTGGAAATGAGCTCATGGGCATCAGACTGGGTTGGAAGAGCTGGAATTGCACCCTTTTGAGTTGTACATATAGCTCCACAAGCATTTGCAAAACTCAGAGCCTCCTTCAATTTTGCTTcgtcctatatatatatatatatatatatatatgtgcacgaataattaagttaattaaaagtttaaaaccCAGAAAATAGAAACCAAAAAGTAAGAAGTGTCTAGATTGGGACTGAATGTAATCACCTCAAAGATGGACATATCATTGGCCATGGAAAGCAAAAATGAACCAACAAAAGAATCACCGGCGCCGGTTGTGTCCACGGCTTTAACTGAGAAGCCGGCCACCTTTCCTTTGAATTTCTGCACATATAGTATCATGACATGATCATTAATTTACATTTTCTGTCATATATACATTTATATTGTATTATCGTCATCTGCAAGTGTGTGTATACATGTTGTGAAAGATATGAGAAGAAGTAGGTTTAGGGTACGAACGTACCTTAGTGTAATATCTGCAGCCCTTCTCACCATCAGTGACCACGAGCAGTTTGAGGTTGTCATGCCACAGGGACAGAACCACATCTTCTTTATCAGAATCTCCTTGCGTCAAGAAGTTCACCTCATCGTCGCTCACCTATATACATATCCATATAGGAATATACTAATTAATCATCAAAAACGCAAACAACTACGTATATTCATACGTATCTAGCTACCAATATATTTAGTTTTAGAAGAACATAGATCGGATcagatacatacatacatacatatatatatatatatatatatcatcatcatagTGTATTAATCTTATACCGAAAGAAATCGATATGAGTATATATAACATAGATCGGATcagatacatacatacatatataaatatatatcatcatagTGTATTAATCTTatacagaaagaaatcgatatGAGTATATATGTGTTAAGTGTTGGTACCTTGATGAAATCAGCCTGATTCCATATGCTCTTGATCTCCTGCCTAGCAGCATCAGCAGAGGGCCAGAGGGGCAACCTGACGTTGGGATCGTAGGAAAGCAAAACGCCAGCTTCCTTAGCGGCTTTCATGGCTGCCATATGAGCCGATCTGCATGGCTCGGCTATGAGGCTTATGGATCCGTAGTGGAATATCTTAGCCTGCTTGATAAGACCCATGTTTAGCTCCGAATCCTTGAGCAACATATCAGCACTTGGGTTCCGGTAAAACATGAACTCCCTTTCACCGTCGTTCTTCAAGGTCACGAACGCCAAAGCTGTTCTGGCATGCTTATCCACGCACACTCCCTCTGCGTTCACCCCGTTCTTCTTCAATATGTTGATCAGCATGTGTCCGAACTCGTCATCTCCAACCTAGATGAATTATGAATcaagaaattaaaacaaaactaattaattgattgatttctaaatcataaaattaaataaaatatcagATGGACGGGTCGGTCTAGTTTCTATTACCTTGCCAACGAAAGCCGATTTACCACCAAGCTTGGTGATGGCACAAGCCACATTGGCAGGTGCACCGCCGGCGGCCTTGAGGAACCCCGTGGACTCGGCCAACGAAACTCCGGCCGTGTCTGGCACAAAGTCGATGAGCATCTCCCCGAACGCTACAATTAGTGGACTCACTGAATTCGCCATCTTCAACTCACTTTCTCTAACTCTTGCAATGGAGATCACTTTATCGATCTATAAAACGCTGCTTCTGTGAAACAgatcaaattaattattaaatggtCAATGTCCAACCCTTTATATAGAGTTCAATTAGCGTCTGTCAACCATCCATATTCCGATATAACTCTAACTGACATCAGTTTGTTGGGTATCCGAAACCGAAACAAAGTAGGCAAACTAATTTATGCATATGTTAGTACGTATAAATTCTAGCTAATATCAAACGGCTAATATTAATGAAAGGTTGCCATACTCACTACTGTCCGTCCGATTGCCAAAACAGATATATATTATCGGATGCTAAAGCATTGATAAgttgatttgaattttgaaagaCTAATCTAATTGAGATGTGATCTATTGTTCTTTCAGGACAAGATAAGTTGATCTTATCGTCTGTAGTTTATCCAATTATTCCCTacttcacaattttttttttaaatttattattacttAGGGAAGGGAAGGGTTCGAATACAATAATTTAAGAGATGAGGGCTTTTCAAACTTAGGAGGCATAAGTAAAAACTCAACACCTTATCCACTAGAGTATTGGACAAACTCCCTAAACCCTTAACTAATTGAATAGATATTATATTTTGACCTAGAAGGAGTGGATAACCGTGACTTACCACCAgttgtccccatttttttattaataaaaaaaagaaaagatgttATATCTTTGACTAGGGAACCACTAAAGACAATCTCCGTGAGTTATTGGATTGTACCATCTGTAATCAATTTCCTATGGCCTTTGAGTAACTGTGAAATCCTATCAGTACCCGCACTAGGGAATTGAATTAGAAGGAGATTAGAGAATCATACGAGATTGAGTATTAATCCAATTCATTTTCCCCTTATTAAGAGAAACAATCAGAAGAGGCCTGGTTCTCTCCCGCACATCTCAATCGTTTTTTATTGTCTTTTGATGCGTACAAGAGCGAAGCTCCTCCAAAGAGATCCCCAATACTTTTTACTTGTATTAgtgagttttatttttatttgacaTATAGTGTCACGTTCCTAATTTGGGCTTGTTGGAAAATACCCCTGCGTCCGAACAGTAATTGTTGCCACGTCCCGAATTAATGGTAATACcgaaaggggtgtgctatccacactcCTTTTTAGGTCTCCCAcactccttgttaatttctatcatttgaaCTTCTTTAAATCATCTGATTCAacgatcgaaaattaaaaaggtgtgagagaagtaaaaagaggtgtgtgaatatcacaccccataCCGAAATGGTTTCGAAGTTGTGTTATTATACTTAAAAGATAAGCCATGCTTAGTTGAAACGAAAAAGGGGTTGCGGTTGCAGGAGAAGGGAAGTTTGATGCCCTATGCCACCTTTATGAGTTCGCAGGGTGTGGCGATAAAATGTGTGTCAAGTGCTTTATGAATGACTAAAagcgtttttgatgaaaatatttttaaaactaatttatAGTAAAACTGTAAGTGAATACTAGAAAAACACTTGGAAGTGTTTTCTACAAGAAATACATGACTGATGCTTCTTCTAAAATACACTTCAAGGGCTCTTAGAATCCACAATACTTTCAGCAAAAGTACCATCAGCCGtcttaaaagcacttttaatgAGTACAGACTTTTTCAAAAGCGAAGATATCAAGATCTTAAGAGACATTGAACAGTATTACAGCAACGGCAATGCTCTAGTATTTCCATGCATGCAACtgtaacaacaaaacaaaacatatcACTGATCTACACAATTTCAACTTTATCAATCGCGTTTTAAAGCCTTCGTCACGCAGCCCTTGAAAATCACTATTGCAAGGTAAGCCAAGACTGTAACAGCAATGCTCCCGAGCAAGACGAGACGATCGAAAGAAGAATTTTGGACAGTGTAGACCCGAAGCCCGATCACATCCCAGTTGCTCTCTGTCCAAACAGCGTCCAACAGCCCCATGGGGTCAGAGTTATTCGGAGGCAACACAGTCCACGTTCCACCAGATTCAAATTTCAACCGTGTTGAGTATGCCGGAACATATCTGCATGATCAAAGCACaagcattaaaaaaattatacagaTTGGCAACTTTTATTTGACTTTAAACCCTACTACACCTCGCTAGACAGTTGCAAAGGCCCGAAAACATGCACATGCTAGTTAGGCTGGCAGAGTAGGAAATAAAAACATTGGCCTCGACCTACAGTCGACAAATATAAGGTTGGCCTGAACAAAAGCAGGATTTTGGGATGGAAGTTCCAACCAATATGACCTGGCAAGCAGGTCAGACCCCTCAACCAGGATGATGAGGTGCGGTTTATTCCATTGAATACGTCATACACTAAACACAATTTGATTAAGCATGCTTGTTATAATGGATCTGCAATTTCTAGTTACGTACCTGGTTGTGGAGACAACACAGACACCCTTTCCCTCTGTTTCTGCTCTAATACATACTTCACCATCATTACTGCAGTCTTGAGTACAAACAGAGCTCGCATTTTCCTTCGGAATAGAAGTTCTTTCGGCCAGGAAGTTCCAAACGAACCTTGAAATGTCACCAACGTATCCCAGATCAGGTGTGGAGGAAGGTTCATCAAGGATAACGCCAACATAATGGCTCGGGCAGGTATTGGCTGGTGATATATAGCTTTTCACTAGATCACAAGAAAGACCTGGCTCACAGTCCACCAGGCAACCCACTAGTTCTTCAACTAGTGAAGCATTCACGTTGATAGACGTCAGAGCAGAACTGCTTAAATTTTTGGTGTCACTTGCAAGAATGTAAAGGGCACGTGCTACAAGGGAAGCAGCTGCCGCAATGGATGATGAGTTGATATTTGCTGCAGTGAAGTTTCAAAGTATGAATGAAACAAATGAGATTTTGGATCACCATGTAGCATCAAGATGATTAACcaagaaagaacaaaagaatACAAATAAACTCACATAAATCATCAAGGTGACTGTGGTAGAACTTGTTGGTGAAGACATTATCAAAATCTTCTAACACAACCCCAGAGGTTAGAGAGTTCTGTTAAGAGTAAAAGAGCTATTGAGAGTTCCATGAAATCAACAATGAAAAACGATTTCTATATTCTTGAGCATTCAATATCTACAAACAGAACAAAAAgctaaataaaagaaaaaaatgcataAATATACGGCCCAGGAACAACATGagctaccaaaaaaaaaaaaaaaaattaatccttCCTGAGTTCAAGGTTGTGTggattcaataaaataaaacttctACATGGAATgagacattcacctctcccagaccctgcgtaaagcgggagccttgtgcactgggtacaacCAAACATGGAATGAGACATCCAATACCTCCGGATGATGAATGTTCTAGGGATAAATTCAAGGGGACATTGCACAAGAGTAGTTTACGTTGCTATCAAACCAAAGTTCTCTTTTAAGTCAcaaattcatcattttttttaatgaattatgCACCTACTTTTTACAGGAGAGGTGTGGCTATCAAACCCTAGGCCAGCTACAACATTACATGCTCTTTGTTGTTGTAATCATGTAGATGAAGGGAGTCAGAATTGAAAATTAACTGAAAAGAGTAAGGGACTGTACTGTTACATACCTTtctcagaaaagtcatcaaggAGGATGGAGGTATCCCAGGATTTGAAGCATTTGCAGACGAGATCGTAATGTTTTCAGACTTGACAGAATCTTGGGCACGCCTCACAGCGTCCAATGTCTCATTTGTGGAAGATGAAACCTACAAATAACACCTTGAGCAATATAACCATACTGAATGGAGGGGCACTTTATGATAATAAAGAAGAGAGCCTCTATGTGATCTTCACAACAGTTTCTTCTACTGTAGGTTTCACAGAAGGCAAATTTGGAATAAATGTAACCACACCAAATGTGAAGGCACTTAATGATAATAAAGAAGAGAGATCTTTCTGTTATCTTCCCAAGAGCTTCTTCTAATGTAGGTTTCATAGAGGGAAAATTCAGAATTTGCATATTATTGCATCGCATCAATTATCTAGTCAATCGTGAATGATTGGAGATCAGACGTGGAAAGGGTAAACCATCATCGACCAATGACGAGAACAAAAAGTTCATGTATTTCTATCATGATATAGAGAATGAATTTTAGACATGCACAGGGAAAACCGTAAGGAATCTTATCACCCAACTTCTTCCACAAGCATACATAACTTATATTTCACTTGTGCCAGATATGAAAGCAGTTATATTATGCAAGATACAATTCCAAGGCAGAGTTGCAGAAGTTACTAGTATGTGCGTAAAAATTGAATTGCAGGGAACAAGTTTTCTCACCCCAGTTGTATGAATGAAAAAGTTCTTAGCTCCTTGGTTCAGGCCCTTTCCGACAGATCCAATTTCCACAACCTACAGACAAGCATCCAATTACCATTTAGTGGGCTCCTCAAAAGGAATACTGATGTATTATGCAGAAGATCCAACTAAATTACAagaaaatcaaccaaataacccAACATAATACTCAAATTTACACTACACGAAGCACAGTATGTTTCAGTACAATGTGAGAGAAAAAGGGGAGGGATCTTTAACATGACACAAAAAAGAATTCTCCCTGAACAGAAAGGGAGGAATGGAAATTTATATCTCCCTATAACTGATGCATTTGAGGATTCTGGTCAGGAGGATCACGTAAGTTGTAAATTTGCAATGCTTAGGCCACTGGCTGGGTATAGCATTTAACTGATTGAGTATATTTACAATAACAGACCTTTGAGATTATAATAGTTTACTTCCATAACATCTCGAGCAGAAGTTTACCTTCTCAATCAATGAGTAATTAAGACCACTAACAGCATTAGACTGCAGATCAAGTTCAAGCAAAAATCTCCTGCTACCAAGATAGCCCCAGGCCTCTCCAGTGAAAACAGCGAAAACAAGCTgcattgaaaatttaaaaatttggatCGTCAAATAATACATATCTACATGCACCAAAGTCAGAAGCAATACATTGTCATTGATCACCAAAATTTATGAACATTTTTTTAGGATGAATAAAGTGAACCCACAAAAAATACATCTCAAGAACTTAAAATGCaatgcatttaaaaaaaaaaaaacatgatatgaaaaGGAGGGGACAGGCCAAGTATAGAGGTAGTTTACAAGGGAAGACCACCAAGACAACATGCATCtacatataaacatatacatatTGCTTGGTACAGAGATGCAAGACGATTGGGCATACTAGAATGGTCTCAAAACTCAATCTGAGAgaaaattcataaataaaaagcCCATCTAACAAACCAACATGGTTTTCAATATGAGCAAACTGACAACATTGTTTTACACATAGATTATCCATCTTATAGCCCACCTGTTTATTGAAGCCATCCAGATCATCCGCACGAGAAAGTGCATCAACTGCGGCCAGCAATGAAATCAGCCCCTAAAAATTGTTGCAAGTATGATTGAGTATTTCATACAAGGCAGCATAAACAatagaaagaaataaaacgaactCACAGATATAGGAGAGTCGGCACCGAGTGCTTTATCACGGAAAAAAGAAGCTGAATCCATTGACGTCAGTACAAGTATAATGGGCTTGGAGTGTTCTGGTGATGAAATGTTGATTGGGGGAAGTGATGACCAAACACTGCCCTTCATAATCAAGATGCAAAAATTACACTTCacacaaaattaagaaaagaaaagaaaatcgaGTTTGCTTTTACCAGGTAAACGTGACTACATATAGTTTTCAGGGCCCTCAGGACTACATATAGTCATCTAATAGAAGACACACACAAGATCCAAATCTATTTGCCTTGCTGTGATTTATGCCTTATTGTAAGAATTTtggtaaaagtcagaatttataaattgacatacaccaattcccttgtttggattcataaacatagaaatttagaatttccggtgtggaaaaaaaacttggaatttgggaccttcaattcccaagttcaaattccatgtaaataggtgtcatttcccaatttctatgattgagagtttaaaaataacaaattccgtattcaattccattgtttttttaggttaaccaaacaagaaaatttacaaattctagaaaataaaatcttgttatttcaatttccgtcattttaaaattccttagtaatcttagatttcttcatccaaacatagtgttagatCAAAGGTTAAGTTGGTTGAATACCAACACTTGACCAGTTTCCAAACCAAAATACCCCAGTATCACAACTATATAAATTGCAAATGAACAGGATCATAACTTGAGTTTATTCATTATGAGAATAGGAAAACTCACCTGTATCCACCTAAGGGAAGGCAAGTGTTTTCCTTTAGACAAGATTCGGAATCATGAGTCCCAGATTTCGTTGTCTGATCCAAGCCAAACGTGTTATAAAAGGCCATTTAATGATATTAAGTTAAGCAAACACTCACGGGATAAAATCATCGAAATGCGGCAGGAAAAAAAACTATGCTGAAATAACAGATTATACCTGCATTACCAGATCAAACTCAGCCACATCATCAGTATAAGATTTCTTGCTCTTCTGATTCTTTATGGCAGCCTAGCCATAAGTGACAACACAACTAACTATATCAATCAGAAATTTAATGACCCTACATAATCAAAACGTCAAGTGCACACAGCATTGAGAACACTAAAGTCATGGCAATAGCTTGGATGTAGGGAAATATTGATGGAAGTATGGGTGACAAtcaaatggaaaaagaaaaaaaaaagttaaaacctGGAAATTGTGGAATTGTAATACTTGAATCATTTTACTTACTGAAGTAaacctaatttaattaaataacaCTCATTAACACCTGATATAACTCGTTTTATATTTAGTTAAAAAACACTACTTAGCACGTGGTATAACAACTTTCACATTAgtaaatttaaatcaaattaattGAACTTACCTTACATGAGATACACTTACAGCCCAAATTTTACCCACATAGCCACTTCACTTATTGCACACAGAGttttagaaaaaagaaaaaaaattacaaattcgTTACATTTTGATTAAATGGTAAAACTTTTTGCAATTGCACTCTGACTGCAGCAGCAACAATAGGCAGCTGCAGAAAGTTGCATTGGCAGCTTGTTTCACATTTGTGTTGTGCCGGATATTGCAAAAAACTGGGGAAAAAAACCTTCAGACCTTACTAACCTTCAGATCTTACTAACTTCCCATAGTTTCTATAGGTTGGAAGTGTACACCCTGGTTTCAGCCGACATCTCTTCCATTTGTGGCTCAGAGTtacaaacataaaataaaaataaaggctTAACTATCAAAatgccccctgaactatcagGGAATTATCACTTTGCAATTACTTTCCAACCTGGACTTTCACTCCTGTTAAATTTTGCTTATCGACATGATATCTGGATGACATATTGATGAAATATCGAGTATCTGACAATTGAAAGTTAACGAGTCAATGGACAAAGTTGACGAACAGGGGTAATGCAAGACACAACAAAGTAAAACTCCTAGGAGAAAGTGATTCAACTGCAAAAGCAGGGGGTAAAGTGATATCTGGGGTATTGTTCAGGAGGCATTTTTGATTAATAACATACCTAACCAGATGTCATCCTTTTAATTCATAAAGGATGCAAGAAGCACCCCTTTTATTGGGTAAATAATATCCAAGAGGCATTTAGCAAATTGGGACAATATCTACTATGGCATTCTAATTATATTTTTCACACCATTATATCTTTTAATGAGAAGATGAAGCACTCCTTCAGATTAGAGATGTAAAAGGCCATGAATCTAGGTCAAACAGTAATTCCTCTTATGATTTAACAGGGATTAAAAGATTATCTAGGTCAAACAATAGTACAACTTGTGATATTATGAAAAGTAATAAAGTAACGAGAACAACCATAAGCAATTATGTCTATTGGACTCAACATTTTAGCCTGTTAAGCCATCTCACATATCAAAGTAAATAGTATGACATTTAGCCAGGGCCACATATGGTACTGTAAACTTTTAAGAACTTGCATTACCTCCTGCATGGTCAATGTGCTAGTCTGCGAGAGTAAGAATACAGGAAAGTTATATGGGTTCCACATTATACCAGAGCCCTGCAAATTTGAAACATTGGTGCCTCAGTTTATCAGGGGAAAAAAAACAAGTCAAAATTTACATCCTCTGATTCTAATTTTATCAACTCTAATCTTGAGAGTCTAGTTGACACAAAAAGTAAATCTTTAAATGCTAAGTTTGTACGTGGTCTCCTTAAATGATATATTTTATCTTTGGAATTGATCATCAACTAGCATCTTGCATTTTAAAGAAAACCAAGCACTTGCTTGGGTACAATATATTATCCGTTGTCAAATTATTGATCCATTAAGACATTTTTTAGCAGCAAGCATTCAATTATTAGCAGCGTATATAAAGGTAAATAATAAAGACTATAAAAGAACTTACAGTTGGGTTCCATTCATAGTTGATGCTAGTGTAAGGAGCAAATTCAGATTGTGGGAACTTTTGAGCTGGAGAGAATCCTACACGCAAGACCAGAAGCACTGTCAACAATGCCATAAAGAATGCCTATGGTTAACACTTAACCTATTAGCTTTCttgaaagagaaaaaaacagACAATGACAAGTAGATGATTGCACCTTTACATTTTTGAACATTTCGGTACTCAAGTCCTGATTCAATGAAAATTCTAGGAACGCTactatgaaaataaaaaagtaaacaCAAAAAAGAATGACTAGTAGATAAATGCATCTTTACCTTTCAACTGATTTTGCAACTCAGGTCTGGATTCAACCAAGACACCAGCAACATTTTTAGCAAAATTTGAATCATTCAACATTCTGCAACGCAGATAACTTACAAGTAAGCAATTCTTCATGGTCAAAGAATTAaattagaaacaaaaaataGATTACTACAAGCATCATCCTCAAATTAACCATCAAATCCTAGGCTGTTACGCGATCCAAACAATTGGTTATATATTACACATTGAAACATCAGTACAGACACCTTCTACTTATATAATCCACCAAGTCCAAAACATAGCAATACATGTTGAATCATGGACATCATCAGAAAAGCACTAAATCCTAGTATTATTACCAAATTAAACACTAATTCGGCAATAGACCTAgcagaaaaaaaattactaatttCTATCACAAATTCACAATTGAAACTGAAACAGATTACTATAGTTCTTGATAAAATTAACTTACTTCAATCTGTTAGAACACCAGACAATATTAGAATTTGGAATTATAGAAATGACTTTTTGAAATTGATGTGAGCCTATTTGGTAGCCCTTTGATATGGGCCTGTTTGTTAACCATTTTGACATGGGCCTGTTTTTTATAATTAAGGAAAGAGAGGATAGAGAAAGAAGTGAAGATAGATGAAAGACTTGACGGCAAAAAGGGAAATATTTCATAAATCTCAGTTGAAAATATGAACTAAAAACaattttacatagtttttaatttttttagttttgtacAGTAGCTACAGCTTGGATAGAAAAGAACTATAACCTTTGGAAGCAACAGAAATCATTGGACCAACTCTAAAACTAAAGGCTTTTGCGTCTAGAGGGAAATGACCAAATGACCATGGTGTGTGAACTTTGCttatttcttttgtttgagGATCGACGAATcaaatgactttttttttttccaatttttgtcTCTTCTTCTCCCACTGAATCAAACTTTTTCTTGATGTTGCCATCTTGTTtcttaaaataatatatttttcttcaataatCATCACTAGATATTAGATACGCTACCACATAACATTGTTAAAAGCATACAATATCAGAGCCCTAACAAAGCGCATAATATACAAATAACACACAAAAAAAGTTAGATGAATGCATATATGAAATTGAAAGCTTATAGGCATACCTGGcaagaaaactttgaatttcatCCACTGACAACAGAACTGCAGATAACTGAGACAACTCAGTAGCATTGGTCAATCTTATAATCGGAGCGACAACCTTCTCTCTTCCAGGATCTTGGAGTGCAATAAAAAGAGAAGAGAATTCACCGACAGTTAATTATAAGGACGGTTGGCTACATATAAAATCATACAGATAAGCTATACAAAAGACTACTGTAGCACTTACTTGAACAACCAATCTCCCCAGAAAGATTGAGTAGCCGTACACAAGGATATCCATCAAGTGTCATATACATTGAACTCTGAAGATCAGGAACTGACTCCATCTTGCTTGTATGTCCTAAAATTTCTAAAGATAATAAAGTTATAACTCAAGCCAACCAAATTAGCAATATAAAGTTGCACAgcaaaaaaagaaatcaaaataaaatagaTTATAAAGGTTTCCATAATGATGACTCGGCGAATCAGCATTTCTAAATGCTAAACAAGGCCTTAATATCATTTACACTTGTGTCTACTATTTTAGTGAAGGAAGATGTTTGAAATGCTGTTTTACAACTACTTGCCATGCACAATGTAAAAGACATTTATGTAATACATATTTTCTAGCCCAAAAACATTGGTAGTATCCTTGCCCCTAGTAAAATCATTTTTCCAAATTATGGCACGCAAAAGAAATGCAGACGGTTgacaaagaagagagagagagactctcacaataaattaaaaacaattcaGTACGTGGAAGTGGAACCAGTTAAAAACAAGACAGCACATTTCCCATGAGCGCTCAGATTCTTGAATGCAACGATGTCAAAAACTCCATTCAAATAGTTACATTCAATCAGGAAATGGTCAGAGACAGATAAGTTTCGTGTTTTCTTCAAGTAACAGGGTAGAGGGGGTGTTATCCATGTCCAGCAGCACAGC
Protein-coding sequences here:
- the LOC103405999 gene encoding probable fructokinase-5 → MANSVSPLIVAFGEMLIDFVPDTAGVSLAESTGFLKAAGGAPANVACAITKLGGKSAFVGKVGDDEFGHMLINILKKNGVNAEGVCVDKHARTALAFVTLKNDGEREFMFYRNPSADMLLKDSELNMGLIKQAKIFHYGSISLIAEPCRSAHMAAMKAAKEAGVLLSYDPNVRLPLWPSADAARQEIKSIWNQADFIKVSDDEVNFLTQGDSDKEDVVLSLWHDNLKLLVVTDGEKGCRYYTKKFKGKVAGFSVKAVDTTGAGDSFVGSFLLSMANDMSIFEDEAKLKEALSFANACGAICTTQKGAIPALPTQSDAHELISKSKAK